The proteins below come from a single Asanoa ferruginea genomic window:
- the coxB gene encoding cytochrome c oxidase subunit II, producing MSAKRSKARPAVVRLAAFAVTGAVLVLLSGCDVGSHVDGFGWPQNGITEQSKRMYDLWIGSVVAALIVGVFVWGLIFWCVIRYRKRGEKLPVQTRFNMPMEFLYTIAPVLVVSVLFYYTAIVQTDINRTTTNPAVTVEVEAFKWNWQFNYQDGPTEGSRVGKTVTSTLGTTEIIPVLVLPTGRTIRFEETSRDVIHSFWVPELLFKRDVFPGNVRNVFEVTIDQTGAYVGRCAELCGTYHSMMNFELRAVSGADYDKFLAAKQAGQSTQQALQSIGQDPLASTTSPFPTRRDQSNFNPGGTAAGTGS from the coding sequence GTGTCCGCTAAGCGTTCGAAAGCGCGGCCGGCAGTCGTCCGGTTGGCCGCCTTCGCCGTCACCGGTGCGGTGCTGGTGCTGCTGTCCGGTTGCGACGTCGGCAGTCACGTCGACGGTTTCGGTTGGCCGCAGAATGGCATCACCGAGCAGTCCAAGCGGATGTACGACCTGTGGATCGGCTCGGTTGTCGCGGCGCTGATCGTCGGTGTCTTCGTCTGGGGCCTGATCTTCTGGTGCGTGATCCGCTACCGCAAGCGTGGCGAGAAGCTGCCGGTGCAGACCCGGTTCAACATGCCGATGGAGTTCCTCTACACCATCGCTCCGGTGCTGGTCGTGTCGGTGCTCTTCTACTACACGGCGATCGTGCAGACCGACATCAACCGCACGACCACCAACCCGGCCGTGACCGTCGAGGTCGAGGCGTTCAAGTGGAACTGGCAGTTCAACTACCAGGACGGCCCGACCGAGGGCAGCCGGGTTGGCAAGACCGTCACGTCCACCCTGGGCACCACCGAGATCATCCCGGTGCTGGTGCTGCCGACCGGCCGCACGATCCGGTTCGAGGAGACCAGCCGCGACGTCATCCACTCGTTCTGGGTGCCCGAGCTGCTGTTCAAGCGAGACGTGTTCCCGGGCAACGTGCGCAACGTCTTCGAGGTCACGATCGACCAGACGGGCGCCTACGTCGGCCGCTGCGCGGAACTCTGCGGCACCTACCACTCGATGATGAACTTCGAGCTGCGCGCCGTCTCCGGCGCCGACTACGACAAGTTCCTCGCGGCGAAGCAGGCCGGCCAGAGCACCCAGCAGGCCCTCCAGTCGATCGGCCAGGACCCGCTGGCGTCGACTACGTCGCCCTTCCCGACGCGACGTGACCAGTCGAACTTCAACCCGGGCGGCACCGCCGCCGGCACGGGGAGCTGA
- the murA gene encoding UDP-N-acetylglucosamine 1-carboxyvinyltransferase, producing MPDDVLVVHGGTPLHGQIRVRGAKNLVSKAMVAALLGDEPSRLFDVPRIRDVEVVRGLLGVHGVKVTDGAEDGELILDPANVERASTDEINVHAGSSRIPILFCGPLLHRLGHAFIPDLGGCHIGPRPIDFHIQALREFGAVVDKTPEGMHLTAPAGLHGTKFELPYPSVGATEQVLLTAVLANGVTELRNAAVEPEIIDLICVLQKMGAIITVHTDRVIEIEGVPRLSGYTHRPIPDRIEAASWAAAALATRGEIEVLGAQQVDMMTFLNVFRSIGGEYKVTDTLPPRAGSPGTEGGIRFWHPGGELRAVALETDVHPGFMTDWQQPLVVALTQARGLSIVHETVYEQRLGYTEALNTMGATIQVYRDCLGGTPCRFGRRNFKHSAVIAGPSKLHAADLVIPDLRAGFSHLIAALAAEGTSRVYGVDLINRGYEDFESKLSALGAHVERP from the coding sequence TTGCCCGATGACGTCCTGGTCGTACACGGCGGCACGCCCCTGCACGGTCAGATCCGGGTACGCGGAGCCAAGAACCTCGTCTCCAAGGCGATGGTGGCGGCGCTGCTCGGTGACGAGCCGAGCCGGTTGTTCGACGTGCCCCGGATCCGCGACGTCGAGGTGGTGCGCGGCCTGCTGGGCGTGCACGGCGTCAAGGTGACCGACGGCGCCGAAGACGGCGAGCTCATCCTCGACCCGGCCAACGTCGAGCGCGCGTCGACCGACGAGATCAACGTGCACGCCGGTTCGAGCCGCATCCCGATCCTGTTCTGCGGCCCGCTGCTGCACCGGCTGGGCCACGCGTTCATCCCCGACCTGGGCGGCTGCCACATCGGCCCGCGCCCGATCGACTTCCACATCCAGGCGCTGCGCGAGTTCGGCGCGGTCGTCGACAAGACCCCCGAGGGCATGCACCTGACCGCGCCCGCGGGCCTGCACGGCACCAAGTTCGAGCTGCCCTACCCCAGCGTCGGCGCGACCGAGCAGGTGCTGCTGACCGCGGTGCTCGCCAACGGCGTCACCGAACTGCGCAACGCGGCGGTCGAGCCCGAGATCATCGACCTGATCTGCGTCCTGCAGAAGATGGGCGCGATCATCACGGTGCACACCGACCGGGTGATCGAGATCGAGGGCGTGCCGCGGCTGAGCGGCTACACCCACCGGCCGATCCCCGACCGCATCGAGGCGGCGTCCTGGGCCGCGGCCGCGCTGGCCACCCGGGGCGAGATCGAGGTGCTCGGCGCCCAGCAGGTCGACATGATGACGTTCCTCAACGTCTTCCGCTCGATCGGCGGCGAATACAAGGTGACCGACACCCTGCCCCCGCGGGCCGGCTCGCCGGGCACCGAGGGCGGCATCCGGTTCTGGCACCCGGGCGGCGAGCTGCGCGCGGTGGCGCTCGAGACCGACGTACACCCTGGTTTCATGACCGACTGGCAGCAGCCGCTGGTGGTCGCGCTGACCCAGGCGAGGGGCCTTTCGATCGTCCACGAGACGGTGTACGAGCAGCGCCTGGGCTACACCGAGGCCCTCAACACGATGGGCGCGACGATCCAGGTCTACCGCGACTGCCTGGGCGGCACCCCGTGCCGGTTCGGCCGGCGCAACTTCAAGCACTCCGCGGTGATCGCCGGCCCGTCCAAGCTGCACGCGGCCGACCTGGTGATCCCCGACCTGCGGGCCGGTTTCAGCCACCTGATCGCCGCGCTGGCGGCCGAGGGCACCTCCCGGGTCTACGGGGTCGACCTGATCAACCGGGGCTACGAAGACTTCGAGAGCAAGCTGTCGGCTTTGGGCGCGCACGTCGAGCGGCCTTGA
- the nadA gene encoding quinolinate synthase NadA yields the protein MTSTWTEPANTATALLLLGRGADPSSEKGVDCPGELPAPSDPDLVARATAAKAKLGSKVFVLGHHYQRDEVIQFADVTGDSFKLAREAAARPDAEFIVFCGVHFMAESADILTTDAQKVILPDLAAGCSMADMAQLQQVEAAWEALVDAGVADSTVPVTYMNSSADIKGFVGRHGGVVCTSSNAKTALTWAFERGQRVLFLPDQHLGRNTGVLEMGFDADDCLLYDPHKPQGGLTQAQLGEAKMLLWRGHCSVHGRFTKSSVDEVRMRVPGVNVLVHPECRYDVVTAADYVGSTEYIIKTIENAPAGSAWAIGTELNLVRRLGLAHPDKQIMFLDRTVCYCSTMNRIDLPHLVWALEELAEGRLVNQITVDPKTAAEARSALDQMLALP from the coding sequence GTGACGTCGACCTGGACCGAACCCGCCAACACGGCGACCGCCCTGCTGCTGCTCGGGCGTGGCGCCGACCCGTCGTCGGAGAAGGGTGTCGACTGCCCGGGCGAGCTGCCCGCGCCGAGCGACCCCGATCTCGTGGCCCGTGCCACCGCCGCCAAGGCGAAGCTCGGGTCGAAGGTTTTCGTCCTCGGCCACCACTATCAGCGTGACGAGGTCATCCAGTTCGCCGACGTGACCGGCGACTCGTTCAAGCTGGCCCGCGAGGCCGCGGCCCGGCCCGACGCCGAGTTCATCGTGTTCTGCGGCGTGCACTTCATGGCCGAGTCCGCCGACATCCTCACCACCGACGCGCAGAAGGTGATCCTGCCCGACCTCGCCGCCGGTTGTTCGATGGCCGACATGGCGCAGCTCCAGCAGGTCGAGGCGGCCTGGGAGGCGCTCGTCGACGCCGGTGTCGCCGACTCGACGGTGCCGGTCACCTACATGAACTCGTCGGCCGACATCAAGGGCTTCGTCGGTCGCCACGGCGGCGTGGTCTGCACGTCGTCCAACGCCAAGACGGCGCTGACCTGGGCGTTCGAGCGCGGCCAGCGGGTGCTCTTCCTGCCCGACCAGCACCTCGGCCGCAACACCGGCGTGCTGGAGATGGGCTTCGACGCCGACGACTGCCTGCTCTACGACCCGCACAAGCCACAGGGCGGCCTGACCCAGGCGCAGCTCGGCGAGGCCAAGATGCTGCTCTGGCGCGGGCACTGCTCGGTGCACGGCCGGTTCACCAAGTCGTCCGTCGACGAGGTGCGGATGCGGGTGCCGGGCGTCAACGTGCTGGTCCACCCCGAGTGCCGCTACGACGTGGTGACGGCGGCCGACTACGTCGGCTCGACCGAATACATCATCAAGACGATCGAGAACGCCCCGGCCGGTTCGGCGTGGGCGATCGGCACCGAGCTCAACCTGGTTCGCCGGCTCGGGCTCGCGCACCCCGACAAGCAGATCATGTTCCTCGACCGCACGGTCTGCTACTGCTCCACGATGAACCGCATCGACCTGCCCCACCTCGTGTGGGCGCTGGAGGAGCTCGCCGAGGGCCGGCTGGTCAACCAGATCACGGTCGATCCGAAGACCGCCGCCGAGGCCCGGTCCGCGTTGGACCAGATGCTCGCCCTGCCATAA
- a CDS encoding AzlD domain-containing protein, protein MILAVIVGLAIGTYAFRLAGVVLRERVALPTRVQVLLPMAAATLLAALAATATFTDSGVFAGVARPVGVAVGAVLAWRRAPFVLVVVAAAATAALLRLAGVE, encoded by the coding sequence ATGATCCTTGCGGTGATCGTCGGGCTGGCCATCGGGACCTACGCGTTCCGCCTGGCCGGGGTGGTGCTGCGGGAACGGGTCGCCCTGCCGACCCGGGTCCAGGTCCTGCTGCCGATGGCGGCGGCCACTTTGTTGGCGGCGCTGGCGGCCACCGCCACCTTCACGGACTCCGGGGTGTTCGCCGGCGTGGCCCGGCCCGTCGGGGTGGCGGTCGGGGCGGTGCTGGCCTGGCGCCGCGCACCGTTCGTGCTCGTGGTGGTCGCCGCAGCCGCCACCGCCGCTCTGCTCCGCCTCGCCGGCGTGGAGTAG
- a CDS encoding glycerate kinase, whose protein sequence is MRILVCPDKFAGTLGAPAVAEAVVAGWREQAPADELTVRPLSDGGPGFVEVLAGPVGGTLLPVRTTDPLGRPVEAQILISPDKQTAYVESAQACGLHLVEGAERDPKVTTSYGLGVLILAAVEAGARTVVIGLGGSATNDGGAGMLAALGAAPLDETGAALPYGGAALAHADRLGGLPMIRGAILVAATDVDNPLIGLHGASSVYGPQKGADRADVLLLDAALERFAGVLVKDLPNCPPDLAALPGAGAAGGLGAAVLALGGRCESGIGLVTRMIGLESALDAADLVITGEGSFDHQSLRGKVVAGVAGGARDRGLPCVVLAGRVSTGRREAANAGVTETYSLVEHFGDEAEAMARPADGLRELASRLARQWSR, encoded by the coding sequence ATGCGGATTCTGGTCTGCCCCGACAAGTTCGCCGGCACGCTCGGCGCGCCCGCGGTGGCGGAGGCGGTCGTCGCCGGCTGGCGGGAGCAGGCGCCGGCCGACGAGCTGACCGTTCGTCCTCTTTCCGACGGCGGCCCGGGGTTCGTCGAGGTGCTGGCCGGGCCGGTCGGCGGCACCCTGCTCCCGGTGCGCACCACCGACCCGCTGGGCCGCCCGGTCGAGGCGCAAATACTGATAAGCCCGGACAAGCAGACGGCGTACGTGGAGAGCGCGCAAGCGTGCGGGCTGCACCTTGTCGAGGGCGCGGAGCGCGATCCCAAGGTGACGACCTCCTACGGCCTGGGCGTGCTGATCCTGGCCGCCGTCGAGGCCGGGGCCAGGACGGTCGTGATCGGCCTCGGCGGCTCGGCCACCAACGACGGTGGAGCCGGCATGCTGGCCGCCCTGGGCGCCGCGCCGCTGGACGAGACCGGTGCCGCCCTGCCCTATGGCGGTGCCGCGCTGGCCCACGCCGACCGGCTCGGCGGCCTGCCGATGATCCGCGGCGCCATCTTGGTCGCGGCCACCGACGTCGACAACCCGCTGATCGGGCTGCACGGCGCGTCCAGCGTCTACGGCCCGCAGAAGGGCGCCGACCGCGCCGACGTGCTGTTGCTCGACGCCGCGCTCGAGCGCTTCGCCGGCGTACTCGTGAAGGATCTGCCGAACTGCCCACCCGACCTGGCCGCGCTGCCGGGTGCCGGTGCGGCCGGTGGCCTCGGCGCGGCGGTGCTCGCGCTCGGCGGCCGCTGCGAATCGGGCATCGGGCTGGTGACCAGGATGATCGGGCTGGAATCGGCCCTCGACGCCGCCGACCTGGTGATCACCGGTGAGGGCTCCTTCGACCACCAGTCGCTGCGCGGCAAGGTGGTCGCCGGGGTGGCCGGCGGCGCCCGCGACCGGGGCCTGCCCTGCGTCGTGCTGGCCGGCCGGGTCAGCACCGGGCGCCGGGAGGCGGCCAACGCCGGTGTGACCGAGACCTACAGCCTGGTCGAGCACTTCGGCGACGAGGCGGAGGCGATGGCCCGCCCGGCTGATGGCCTGCGTGAACTCGCTTCGCGACTCGCCCGCCAATGGTCCAGGTAG
- a CDS encoding DUF3043 domain-containing protein has product MQSLFRRKSTDVTEESTGTPETSDSARPKNYTPAKGRETPKRPGASRQPAGSAKALTKEEARERKRTLRQEAAAEYRAEGGPRDRGPERQLARNVVDSRRTAGTYFFGGALIVLIGSNGAMPDLVRTVATSLWGVLLIAVVLDAILIARKIKRLVRERYPKTEQRMGSLYMYAIMRSITFRRMRVPKPAVKIGEKV; this is encoded by the coding sequence GTGCAGTCGCTGTTTCGCCGCAAGTCCACTGACGTGACCGAGGAGTCCACTGGGACTCCCGAGACGTCGGATTCCGCGCGTCCCAAGAACTACACGCCGGCCAAGGGCCGGGAGACCCCGAAGCGCCCCGGCGCGTCGCGCCAGCCCGCTGGCAGCGCGAAGGCGCTGACCAAGGAAGAGGCCCGGGAGCGCAAGCGCACGCTGCGCCAGGAGGCGGCGGCGGAGTATCGGGCCGAGGGCGGCCCGCGCGACCGCGGCCCGGAGCGCCAGCTGGCCCGCAACGTGGTCGACTCGCGGCGCACGGCGGGCACCTATTTCTTCGGCGGCGCGCTGATCGTGCTGATCGGCTCCAACGGGGCGATGCCCGACCTGGTCCGCACCGTCGCCACCTCGCTGTGGGGCGTGCTGCTGATCGCCGTGGTCCTGGACGCGATCCTGATCGCCCGCAAGATCAAGCGGCTGGTTCGGGAGCGCTATCCGAAGACGGAGCAGCGGATGGGGTCGCTCTACATGTACGCCATCATGCGGTCGATCACCTTCCGCCGCATGCGCGTCCCCAAGCCGGCGGTCAAGATCGGCGAGAAGGTCTGA
- a CDS encoding helix-turn-helix domain-containing protein encodes MERTVTEPTIAATIASALRRERERAGVSLTELARRAGIAKSTLSQLENGVGNPSVETLWSLGVALDVPFSRLVEPPAPALRVIRAGDGPRIKSDQLDYTGTLVAAGSRAARRDIYIMTIEPGAVRAAEAHTPGSVEHIVVARGRLRTGPAGETVDLEPGDYAMFAGDVPHSYEALEPGTFTVLVMEHP; translated from the coding sequence ATGGAGCGAACAGTGACCGAGCCGACGATCGCCGCGACCATCGCTTCCGCTTTGCGCCGCGAGCGGGAGCGGGCTGGGGTCTCGCTCACCGAACTGGCCCGCCGCGCGGGCATCGCCAAGTCGACGCTCTCGCAACTGGAGAACGGCGTCGGCAATCCGAGCGTCGAGACGCTCTGGTCGCTCGGGGTCGCGCTCGACGTGCCGTTCAGCCGGCTGGTCGAGCCGCCCGCCCCGGCGCTCAGGGTGATCCGCGCCGGCGATGGCCCGCGGATCAAGTCGGACCAACTCGACTACACGGGCACCCTGGTCGCGGCCGGCTCCCGCGCGGCACGCCGGGACATCTACATCATGACCATCGAGCCTGGCGCCGTACGCGCTGCCGAGGCGCACACCCCCGGCAGCGTCGAGCACATCGTGGTCGCCCGGGGCCGGCTGCGGACCGGGCCGGCCGGCGAAACCGTCGACCTCGAACCCGGCGACTACGCGATGTTCGCGGGCGACGTGCCGCACAGCTACGAGGCGCTCGAGCCGGGCACGTTCACGGTGTTGGTGATGGAGCACCCGTGA
- a CDS encoding carbohydrate kinase family protein, translated as MKIAVSGSIATDHLMHFPGRFADQLLADQLHKVSLSFLIDDLVVRRGGVAANIAFGMARLGLRPVLVGAVGTDFDDYRAWLERHGVDCDSVHVSDVLHTARFVCTTDEDMCQIASFYAGAMSEARNIELAPANDRVGGFDLVLISADDPAGMVRHSQECRSLGYRFAADPSQQLARMGGDDILQLIDGAAYLLTNDYEKSLLESKTGLTDAEVLDRVEVRVTTLGKNGVEITGRHMERIHVPIARDVQPVDPTGVGDGFRAGFFAGLSWGLDLERSAQIGSLLAGLVLEGAGGQEYELRPEIFLKRLGDSYGPEAADDVRPHLQG; from the coding sequence ATGAAGATCGCCGTTAGCGGCTCGATCGCCACCGACCACCTCATGCATTTCCCCGGTCGGTTCGCCGACCAGCTGCTCGCCGACCAGCTCCACAAGGTGTCGCTCTCGTTCCTGATCGACGACCTGGTGGTGCGGCGCGGCGGGGTGGCGGCCAACATCGCCTTCGGGATGGCCCGGCTCGGCCTGCGTCCGGTGCTGGTCGGCGCGGTGGGCACCGACTTCGACGACTACCGGGCCTGGCTCGAGCGGCACGGCGTCGACTGCGACTCGGTGCACGTCTCCGACGTGCTGCACACCGCGCGCTTCGTCTGCACCACCGACGAGGACATGTGCCAGATCGCGTCGTTCTACGCCGGCGCGATGAGTGAGGCCCGCAACATCGAGCTGGCACCGGCCAACGACCGGGTCGGCGGCTTCGACCTGGTGCTGATCAGCGCCGACGACCCCGCGGGCATGGTCCGCCACTCGCAGGAGTGCCGCTCCCTCGGCTACCGCTTCGCGGCCGACCCGTCGCAGCAGCTCGCCCGGATGGGCGGCGACGACATCCTCCAGCTCATCGACGGTGCCGCCTACCTGCTCACCAACGACTACGAGAAGTCGCTGCTGGAGAGCAAGACCGGCCTCACCGACGCCGAGGTGCTCGACCGGGTCGAGGTGCGGGTGACCACGCTGGGCAAGAACGGCGTGGAGATCACCGGTAGGCACATGGAGCGCATCCATGTGCCGATCGCCCGCGACGTGCAGCCGGTCGACCCGACCGGCGTCGGCGACGGCTTCCGGGCCGGTTTCTTCGCCGGCCTGTCCTGGGGCCTCGACCTCGAGCGCTCGGCACAGATCGGCTCGCTGCTCGCCGGGCTCGTCCTCGAGGGCGCCGGCGGCCAGGAATACGAGCTGCGCCCCGAGATCTTCCTCAAGCGGCTGGGCGACTCCTACGGGCCCGAGGCCGCCGACGACGTACGACCGCACCTCCAGGGGTGA
- a CDS encoding sulfurtransferase TusA family protein gives METLDCRGQRCPLPVIALARRLPELPVGATLRVLADDPAAASDIPAWCRMRGQHYAGSPEPHAFDVRRES, from the coding sequence TTGGAAACGCTCGACTGCCGTGGGCAGCGCTGCCCGCTGCCGGTGATCGCGCTGGCCCGCCGGCTGCCGGAGCTGCCGGTCGGCGCCACGCTGCGGGTGCTGGCCGACGACCCGGCCGCGGCTTCCGACATCCCGGCCTGGTGCCGGATGCGCGGCCAGCACTACGCGGGCTCCCCCGAGCCGCACGCCTTCGACGTGCGCCGGGAGAGCTAG
- a CDS encoding AAA family ATPase, protein MNPRLVVFAGLPGVGKSTLAARVGSVLPAPVLAVDAVDRVLRGHEIVEKRPGVAAYGVVAALAEAQLTLGLDVVVDAVNGVAAARENWPALCERTGAALRIVEVWCADMEEHRRRVEARHAAAPVNPDWEQVVLRMADYEPYIGRRLVVDTSSPGDPLDGTLSWIRD, encoded by the coding sequence GTGAACCCCCGGCTGGTCGTCTTCGCCGGCCTGCCCGGGGTCGGCAAGAGCACCCTCGCGGCGCGGGTCGGCTCCGTGCTGCCCGCGCCCGTGCTCGCCGTCGACGCGGTCGACCGGGTGCTGCGCGGGCACGAGATCGTCGAGAAGCGCCCGGGCGTCGCGGCCTACGGCGTGGTCGCCGCCCTGGCCGAGGCGCAACTGACGCTGGGCCTCGACGTCGTCGTCGACGCGGTCAACGGCGTCGCCGCGGCCCGCGAGAACTGGCCGGCGCTCTGCGAGCGGACCGGCGCGGCGCTGCGGATCGTCGAGGTCTGGTGCGCCGACATGGAGGAGCACCGGCGGCGGGTCGAGGCCCGGCACGCGGCGGCGCCGGTCAACCCCGACTGGGAGCAGGTCGTGCTGCGGATGGCCGACTACGAGCCCTACATCGGCCGCCGCCTGGTGGTCGACACCTCGTCCCCGGGCGACCCCTTGGACGGCACGCTTTCCTGGATCCGCGACTAG
- a CDS encoding AzlC family ABC transporter permease, which translates to MTAAVRSILSDRSLVRDVGALGLAVFAVSISFGAIAVAAGIPAGLTILMSLLVFAGGSQFLAVGLIAAGNPFAAIFAGLLLNARHLPFGLAIGDVIGTRWWQRLLGAHLLIDESVAFALAQQDPERRRRAYWATGCTLFILWNIGAVLGVLLGNAGDPNRLGLDAAFPAGLFALLLPTLKDPTTRLVALTGALVAVVTTPILPAGLPVLMALSGLLLVAVRRRRGPRSSEVPS; encoded by the coding sequence ATGACCGCCGCCGTGCGCTCCATCCTTAGCGACCGGTCGTTGGTGCGCGACGTCGGCGCGCTGGGCCTGGCCGTGTTCGCGGTGAGCATCTCGTTCGGCGCGATCGCCGTCGCCGCCGGCATCCCCGCCGGGCTCACCATCCTGATGTCGCTGCTGGTCTTCGCGGGCGGCTCGCAGTTCCTGGCCGTCGGCCTGATAGCGGCCGGCAACCCGTTCGCCGCGATCTTCGCGGGCCTGCTGCTCAACGCTCGACACCTCCCGTTCGGCCTGGCGATCGGCGACGTGATCGGCACCCGCTGGTGGCAGCGCCTGCTCGGCGCACACCTGCTGATCGACGAGTCGGTCGCGTTTGCGCTGGCGCAGCAGGACCCGGAGCGCCGCCGCCGGGCCTACTGGGCAACCGGCTGCACCCTCTTCATCCTGTGGAACATCGGCGCGGTGCTCGGCGTCCTGCTCGGCAACGCGGGTGACCCCAACCGGCTGGGCCTGGACGCCGCGTTCCCGGCGGGCCTGTTCGCGCTGTTGCTGCCGACCTTGAAGGACCCGACGACTCGCCTGGTGGCCTTGACCGGTGCCCTGGTGGCGGTGGTCACGACCCCGATCCTGCCGGCGGGGTTGCCGGTGCTGATGGCGTTGAGCGGCCTGCTGCTGGTGGCCGTGCGCCGCCGCCGGGGCCCGCGTTCTTCGGAGGTGCCGTCATGA
- a CDS encoding cytochrome c oxidase subunit 4, protein MRTEWKLFSVISAFLFAATFVYAFWTNAQTQGIDWVGTVALALSFLLTTMCGGFFWFVSRRIEPRPEDRSDGEIADGAGEIGFFSPGSYWPFGIALAATIAGLGLVFWQVWLLAIGLISVIMTACGLIFEYYTGTRRTAEH, encoded by the coding sequence ATGCGCACCGAATGGAAACTGTTCAGCGTCATCTCGGCGTTCCTGTTCGCCGCCACGTTCGTGTACGCGTTCTGGACCAACGCACAGACCCAGGGCATCGACTGGGTGGGCACGGTCGCGCTGGCGCTGAGCTTCCTGCTCACAACGATGTGCGGCGGCTTCTTCTGGTTCGTCAGCCGCCGCATCGAGCCGCGCCCGGAAGACCGCTCCGACGGCGAGATCGCCGACGGCGCGGGCGAGATCGGCTTCTTCAGCCCGGGCAGCTACTGGCCGTTCGGGATCGCCCTGGCCGCCACGATCGCGGGCCTCGGCCTGGTGTTCTGGCAGGTGTGGCTCCTGGCCATCGGCCTGATCTCCGTCATCATGACCGCCTGCGGCCTGATCTTCGAGTACTACACCGGCACCCGCCGCACCGCGGAGCACTGA
- the erpA gene encoding iron-sulfur cluster insertion protein ErpA, with the protein MTTSAQTGSAETTATTVVLTDFAAVKVKALIEQEGRDDLRLRVAVQPGGCSGLRYQLFFDERSLDGDVVSDFGGVEVVVDRMSAPYLAGATIDFADRIDAQGFTIDNPNASNSCACGDSFH; encoded by the coding sequence GTGACCACTTCAGCGCAGACCGGGTCGGCCGAGACCACGGCTACGACCGTCGTCCTCACCGACTTCGCGGCGGTGAAGGTGAAGGCCCTGATCGAGCAAGAGGGCCGCGACGACCTGCGGCTCCGCGTGGCCGTGCAGCCCGGTGGCTGCTCCGGCCTTCGTTACCAGCTCTTCTTCGACGAGCGCTCGCTCGACGGTGACGTCGTCAGCGACTTCGGCGGTGTCGAGGTCGTCGTCGACCGGATGAGCGCGCCCTACCTGGCCGGCGCCACCATCGACTTCGCCGACCGGATCGACGCGCAGGGCTTCACGATCGACAACCCCAACGCGTCCAACTCGTGCGCGTGCGGCGACTCGTTCCACTAA
- a CDS encoding cysteine desulfurase family protein produces MGVTEAYFDTASAAPLHPAARQAFAAALDDGWADPARLYSRARRARQLLDAARGATADALGVRPDELSFTAGGTAAAHAAVLGGLAGRARVGSGFAHSAIEHSAVLHAAEQHVAAGGRVHEVGVDRSGRIDLEAFTAAVARPGTALAALITASHEVGTVQPVAAAAEACGQHGVPLYVDAAQSVGRVPVPEGWSLLTASAHKWGGPPGVGLLVVRKGTRFLLPGPTDDRTDRTADLPAIVAAAASLRAATTEAAALAERHRALVDRIRSTVAATVPDVEVVGDPVDRLPHLVTFSCLYVDGEALLHALDRRGFAVSSGSSCTSSTLTPSHVLVAMGVLSHGNVRISLHRDSTDAEVDRFLAELPGVVADLRAEAGVGNL; encoded by the coding sequence GTGGGGGTTACCGAGGCCTACTTCGACACCGCGAGCGCGGCACCGCTGCACCCGGCCGCACGGCAGGCATTCGCGGCGGCGCTCGACGACGGCTGGGCCGATCCGGCCCGGCTCTATTCCCGCGCCCGGCGGGCCCGCCAGTTGCTCGACGCGGCCAGAGGGGCAACGGCAGATGCGCTGGGGGTACGCCCGGACGAGCTGTCGTTCACCGCCGGCGGCACCGCGGCGGCGCACGCGGCCGTGCTCGGCGGACTGGCCGGCCGGGCCCGCGTGGGCAGCGGTTTCGCGCACTCCGCGATCGAGCATTCGGCCGTGCTGCACGCCGCTGAGCAGCACGTCGCCGCGGGCGGCCGCGTGCACGAGGTCGGTGTCGACCGGTCCGGCCGGATCGACCTCGAGGCGTTCACGGCGGCCGTCGCACGACCCGGCACCGCGCTCGCCGCGCTGATCACTGCCAGCCATGAGGTCGGCACCGTGCAGCCGGTCGCGGCAGCGGCTGAGGCGTGTGGCCAGCACGGTGTGCCGCTCTATGTGGACGCCGCGCAGTCGGTCGGCCGGGTGCCGGTGCCGGAGGGTTGGTCGCTGCTCACCGCGAGTGCCCACAAATGGGGCGGACCGCCCGGGGTCGGGCTGTTGGTTGTGCGCAAGGGCACTCGTTTTCTGCTGCCGGGCCCGACCGACGACCGCACCGACCGCACCGCCGACCTGCCGGCGATCGTGGCGGCCGCAGCCTCGCTGCGGGCGGCGACCACGGAGGCGGCCGCGCTGGCGGAGCGGCACCGGGCGCTGGTCGACCGGATCCGGTCCACGGTGGCCGCCACGGTGCCCGATGTGGAGGTGGTCGGCGATCCGGTCGACCGGCTGCCACACCTGGTGACGTTCTCCTGTCTCTACGTCGACGGCGAGGCGCTGCTGCACGCGCTCGACCGGCGCGGCTTCGCCGTCTCCTCCGGCTCTTCGTGCACGAGCTCGACGCTGACGCCGAGCCACGTGCTGGTCGCGATGGGTGTGCTGTCGCACGGCAACGTACGGATCTCGCTGCACCGGGACAGCACGGATGCCGAGGTCGACCGCTTCCTGGCCGAGTTGCCGGGCGTCGTCGCCGACCTGCGCGCCGAGGCGGGGGTGGGGAATCTGTGA